GAAACACAGGAAGAGGCATGCCAAGGCAACATGTTGGCAGTAGCTACTGAAAGACTTTAGTAACTATATCATCTCCATCATTATCTTTATACATTTGGATACTCAGGTCAGAGGCTGCTTTGACCGTTTCAAGTTcactttagttttctttttcttggtgCTTTGTATAAATCTCTTCACCGTTAAATAAGCTAAAGTTATATGCTCAAAATCAGATTCCAATTGCTCTTTAAAACGACACCTTTGTTCTGATTTACACAATTACAAAACTTCCCAACACATAAAACATCCAATCATCACATAGTAGTTTTGATAAGAACATATATCAATAGCAGAGTCCAGTTAATTTAGCAGATTCACCAACATTCACATTGTAATAAACCTCCTTCACTCCTTCCCCTGCACCACAATGTCCTTTCCCAAACCCTGAATCATCAGAAACCTGGTTGTATCCATCACCCGCAATAACAGTAGATGTTTCAGCAACTGTACTCGCAGCCACCGCTCTGAGACGGTAACGTTCAGCTCTTGATCCAATCACCTGTCCCAAGATGGAAGCTCCAATGGTCAAAGCCATAGCTGCTTTAGGCATCAGCACAGACTTCCTGAGCATAGCTATGAAAGGCACAGCAGCATGGACCGCCACGAACCACGAAGGCGAAAACTTGATGGTGTGTTCTCTCCAAACACCGAGAGGCACGTTTGCAGCCATCCCCATGAGAGCGATGGCGAGCATCTTTTCGGGTAAAGGCTGAGGGCGAAGGCTTTTAACCAAAGGGGTCTTGGAAAGCGCAGCTCTCGCAGCTACTATAGGAGCTGGACATCTAAATTTCATACCGGATGGTGGCTGTAATGCTTTAGCTACAAGAGGCATGACTTTGCTTGCAGCTCTGTAAGATTTCGCGATTGGACAGTTCCCGGTTTTTAACCACTCGTCACCAACCGCCTCGTGTTTCGACGAGTCCCCAGACTCTCAAGAAGAAAGCAAGCAACCGAATTCAGTTACTGATCTCCATTGTAAAGTCTTTGTATACAATCTTACCTCTTGTTTGTTGGGTTTCTTATACTTGTCTGAGAAGGGACCAAAGCTAAAAGGTCCTCCAGGACCAAAAGCTGATAGGCTTATAGTAGCAACCTTCCCAGCAAGAGGATTGAACTGCGGTGTCTCCTCTTCAAGATCATCTCTGAAACTAGAATGTCCAGAAAGCGGCACGATACCGTCTTTCCCATGGAAAAGCTTGAACGCTGAATCAAATCCAGGACCATCTTCAAAAATAGGACCTTTACCATCTCCTTGCACCACCTGAATCAAAATCAAGATAAAAACTTTACATCCCCCCCATTCAatcaaaaaaatagattatataactttttaatGTTTAAAGGGTAAGAAAATAGTTACAGGAAGTTGAAAATTCAAGGAGGAGAGGGAGAAAATGGTAGGCTTGTTGATGTTTCTGAGGAAAGGGCATTTCTGGATGATGCTTTCGGCAACAAAGGgacatttagatgattcattaTCCATTGTAGCCtgagaaaattgaaattgaaattgattTCGATAAGAAACAACCAAACCCAGGATGCGAAGTTCCACAAATTAAAATACCCAAATATTCAATTCACACGGTATTAAAACCCACTATGATCGATTTTACTATCTACCCTAGAAATTATTAATATCTAACAGATAGGAATCGAGAACGAAACGATGATAAAGCACGAAATCGAATCGAGAAACTCACCTGAGAATATTTCGATTGTTCTCGCCGGGAAGAATGTTGCAGAGCTTTGAATAAACGTGTGGCGAACACGAACACGGACGTGTATAGAAAAGTTTGTATTATTGTTACCGGTTGGGTCGTTGAACCGTATAACTGTTCCTTTTCTTATAGAACCGGTGATCACCGGTTTAACTATTTTGTGGTTGACTTTTGTATGAACTATGAAGCACGTGGGTGTCTTCGGTGATCAAGCGTGACTATTTTGCATGTTTGGTAATGGGCCATGGATCTTCATGATGTTTGTCGTTACGATAATCTGATCCAACGGTAGAAATTAGTGGAGTGGCTAAGTAGTCGTTGTAAACTTGAAGTGTGAATATCCACATCACATATGTTATAGATAGTTTGATCATCCTATTTAATAGGACTGGAGATTATATAATGATGTAATATGTTAcctgtattaaaaaaaaaaaacttgtctaACGAAATAACATCTACTCCCTTTGTTTCTAATTAAACGATGTTTTAGGAAgagatttttgtttcaaattagataaagttttgaaacttttaaggtaaaaactaataaaatactaAAGCTGATTAAttcttaaattaattaattgttctTTCCAATATTTATGCACAAGTTCACGAAGTCAACAATAGTTTAATTACTTTCTTTAATCCAACATTGATTCTTCTCAcaattttttgaacaactaTAAAAACAACGACTACACTAATAGAAAACCAtgcatttttctaaaaaatggaTCAAAAGgaaaaagtaaaagaagaaaaaatgaaagacaaaaaatattattcaccAGATCTGAGAAGGATCAACCAAACACACTCGATTCAGAAACTGGATTTAAACAAATCAcctaatgaagaagaagaagagcttcACCCCATCGACCAAATTGATGAAACAGTAAGAGCTGAAGATTTCTTCTCTAGGTGGAGATGcatttaaatcaaacaaaactctTCTTTCGTCATCTTGAGGTAacaaattcaaatcaaaattggTATCCAtgaaaaagtataaaaatcatcttttgttttgaaactAGTATAAATAAAAAGCTGTCTTAGAAAAAATTTCAGTTTGACTCCattatttttctttgaaatttaACTTCATGCTTGTAAAATTTGGCtccaaattaaattaaaacactAAAAGATGTCGTGTGACTGTTTGTGTTCTACTCTATGAGTAGCATTACTTTTGTCTCTCTAATCAAgtgttttgaatataaatattattttccttATTCTGTGTGTTTCGtactaaaacatcatctaataagaaacagaaggagtaAGATTTATTAACCAACTGGATTATTAATCTATTTACAAAAAGGAATGAATTacttatatacaaaaaaataaccaCTGCTGTCTTTAGTGGTCTTTGAGATTATGCTATTTGTACCAGTCTCTTTATGTTAGACCCATGAACTTAATACTCCAAACCAACTAACATATCTGAACCCCGACAGATTTTTCGGAGCCTATCACTGGAACTTCTCCATCATCAGAAATTCACAGGATTCCATATGAGAGAAATTACTATAGCATTCAATTAAGACAAATCAATCAAAGACAAAATCTATCAAAGAAGTTATCGTCTAGAGTAGTACATATCGATTTTGTACGTCAATATCATATCACAATGATAATGTAAATTCAAAATCGTGTCACCTTTCTGAATATTTTGATTAGTCGCCTCCCAGATATATAACGAAATATTACTTATATAgaactttcaatttttaaaaaataattcgaCTTCCAAGTATATTATGAATACTTAACTACTtagttcaaaaaatattataatcgaAGTAATAAATTTCAATATGTATAGCATAAAATCATGCGAGCAAGGGATCAAGAATTAAAATCACAAGACCATGAGATCAATGATACAAAACTACAAAAGTAGCAACATACAAAAGAGAACCAAGCTCACCATAAGATGTGGGTCTGAACTATTGTCTGCTTAGTGAATCATTTAGGTTAGAAATTAGAATTGATCAGTACCTCTCACTCCAGCAATAAAGTTTCCCATCTTGATTCTTGACCAATCTGATTTTGGGTTAGGTATAGTTTTTTTTCATCAGTAGATTATATTAAACGGGTTGGAATGCAATTCTTACAAACCAAATCCGACAAGGAATGTGCACATTCCTTTCAGAACCATAAGCCGGTGTGGTGAAAACTGCCCCAAAAACAAGAATTAAGAAAATGAAACTAAGACAATGGAACAGAACTCTAAAAACTTATGGGACAAACACATAATCATCAAGGAAGTTAAGCGAATTGGTATTTGATGCCATAATGAACGAGAAAGCGTTGGAAGTTACATTATTAGGGATGAGAGCAAGGATCCAGAATAAATTCCACCAGGAATCATTAACAATCACCATGCAAGAATAATCTTCATCTAAATGAAGCCACGAGAAAACGGATATAGTTTATGAACCGTGAGAAAACAAATAAACTTAACTAATACATATAAGTCAATTAGGATTCAATTAACAACTTGCGGGGATAGCTCAGTTGGGAGAGCGTTAGACTGAAGATCTGAAGGTCACGTGTTCGATGGATTTATACCTAAGTTTTACGTACATGACCATtattacaatactaaaaggtgAACATGGTGAACGGAGAGAGTGTCCACATCAGCATGGAAATTCCAATCACTAAGAGAGCATCATTTTCATTGGTCATATCCAACTAATAATTATACATTCTTTATTCTATATTACCGATcctataattaaaattaagccCAAAAAAACTCAGCTATAAGATTGCCATATCGACCTTCCTCCTCCCTCCCCTTGATCGCCGGTTACTGCCGTCCATAGTTGTTACACACATTCTTACTGCGACAATCAATTACTTCCCCAAAGCATTGAATCCTCTCATAATCCCATCGTTGTTCTTCTTCCCCTCCCTCTTCTATATAACCTTATGATTCCATTATCCATTtaatatcactcaaattaccctaaggagtgattttactctctcaaataagaggttcaattgtagtacttagagatcgaatccacagagagctagggcacacaatagactatagaaatcaagattaagctatgcaaatagtttataaagcattaaatcaatgaaagaaaggtgaacaaagtagttgttcgattggttgattgaggttgtaaacaattaggagaaatagctagacctagggatttatcaatcaaaagattcaaaactacaattcaaggatgctaatggtttatatattcaattctagaactcgattttAATATGTAAGCAGTCCAGCTTTCGCATGCAATTGCTAATCAGATGTCTAAGTCCAGTCTCAGCTGTCACTTGTTGACTTGGagcgagcgtcgatcgatgctatggcctgagcgtcgatcgatgcttccttAGACAAGCATTAACGACCTAATCAATTTAGTTCAACTAGATTTCTAGACCAACTCTCAtatgcgcctaggtatctaatccagcagAGTTCGGGTTCTgttaattgattgcactttcgtgcctctcaactatcctatgattctaggttcaaacaatTAGTCACACTGTCGTGCTATTCTAACTATTCCAGACCCTAGTATTACAAATCACCCTGGTGTAGAGATCTATAGAtaatctagcaatcctaattgattatcagtttgacattaagctcatgaaatccctaaacctaacaagataAATTACTCAGACATGCATGCAATAACACAATCATAGTCTCAATAATgtaatagataagaaatcaatgataaaaccaatggagttccaatcaatctctgaaggagaattgatcttctctccaaacctaagagaaaacaatagaataggataatagaaagcttgttgccgtcaacaatggcttagaaatacataaatagggtttctggtcgtccatgaGTATTTTGGTAACTTGGTGTGGCTTCTGGGATTCAAACGGTCTTGAAATATGCTTGGCCCacgttctggcatcactgtcgatcgacactaatGCTTTCTTATCGATcaacagtccttcatctcctcgacagcttcctcttgcgAGGTAGACAGACCACGCTTCAGTAAAAtaggcataacttctgctacatgaTTGtccctgatcgttgagtggtttttgcgggttagattgatccgtaccaccccctccttctagcgccaaactgtgggaaccgaaattggcactgtcgatttccgtttaaattaggaaagttaggaaaaccctaatttcccagaggtcccggatatctgttaaaccacatgccaagcaatcagaacacgcaagtaaagacgaaaagaaataagaaatcgaaaagagagcaaattagatcttattccgaattcgcgtttgagcgttacaacaaggtaagagcctgggctacgagagctgtcggtgagattcctagttctaaaaccctaagacggcaataacctagttgagtcgcagctcgaataacaaaaacggaaatatgcctaattgctctaagtgctaagtttgctctgagaaaagtccccctcatgcctctcgcctaggaccccttatatactggctccaaggtcggtttacgcctttcctctcctgcccttaagccaccatagcataaaaatggagatattccatttttttcgatcttcgtaattatcttcaaaatttcgtatttatccgtggaaacttgacatttatcttcccttgcggaccaagcgtaaaccgacatgcggtttacgggctgttggttaagaaatcgtaagttgggcctcaagtcgtgtcttaggtccctttgggccgtctttcgactcgaagcgtttattacggcttctttcgataaagaatgaactttctacggtttttacggtaaagtttgattgataacttagaaatggcggggaacgtgagatgggtttgctatggtattcgggagatagcatcgaagggtagacgagaatgcatggactgatgtcgtatcgacgtttcggaagagctcggtcgctacgtagcgaccgatcggaATGGgtgtttggtcgctacgtagcgatcctTCTCGAGTTCTTCCGTAAAggttttcgtaaagaagaatctatttcgaaaaagtatttgtcgaagaagtttcctacgtttttcttcttcggggatttggacgttaacttcatcgtaaccgttttcgaccccaacagttagccccccagctcgttagagtcgagactctTGCGGGCGAAGCTAGGCGTATTGAACGAAGTTTACTTCTAATTCCGCGGAAGAGAATTCTCgaaaaaacttttatttaaaaaatataaaattctgaGTCCCcatttctataagtagtgagctcttgtcattcatttgcttcacaccttTCCTTCTCCAAGCCTTCAAAACTCTCTACCTCCAAATCCCTTATttttaacatgtcttcttcccatggtgACAAGCAAAGTTCTGATGTGGAGATGGGCGAGGCTACGTCTCCGGCGCCGATTCCGACTTCTTTGATCGAAGCGTCGGCTTGTGTTGCCGATCATCTCTCCTTTCAAGAGAAATTAGTTCGTCACCAAGCCGAGAAGGAAAAGGCACGAGCTGGCGCCGAGTTACCGTCCTCTCCTGCACTGGCCGTTGCTCCGGATCATGGGACTGAGGGCGTAACTCCGCGAGATACGGGAACTCTCGCAGGCTCGGATGTTCCGGATGCTGCGGCTTTACCTGCTGGATCGTCAACGACTCCGATTCTCGTCGAAGATAAGGGGagggccgctgactctatgccggCTCCTCCTGCCAGGAAGGAGATCGTTCTAGCGCTGCAcgctcctagtgttgttccggttactcagcctaagggccggaagaggaagtttaccaagggcgATGACAGGAAATCTTCGTAGCAAGGAGGCTCGAGCATAGCGTCGGGgtttcgcggaaaggtttgtcgctcactCACTTTCTTGATCGTCGTATTTTTTCCAAAAGACAAAGAATCTCTAACTTTCTTTTCGTTTCGCAGTTCGTGTCGTTGATCGATGAGATGATCAGCGAgtgtggttctgagaccagtcgtcttgcTGGGGAGTTGTTGGAATTTCAGGgtagatggtccgaaaccgaggccatgctgacggcCGTCAAGGGttctcactccgtgaaagtgtcgaaacttgagatcgcgataggggagctcgagagggacctcgggatGACGGCGAGTTCGTTGctcaaggagaagaaggccaggaaggccaaatcttcgAAGGTCCGTCATCTTCAGTGTCAGATTGAGAATGATGCAGGATTAGTGAGCCGCGGGATCCAGGAGGCCAAGGACGCTCTTAGTTCTGAGTTCCAAGCTAGCTTGGCGAAGATCTCTTCCTTTCTGGGCTCTCTTGAGTGCATTCGGAACAGGGATTTAGCTTTGGCGACGatcgagggcgggatggccATGGTTCAGTTGTTCCGAAGTGAGACCCCTCCGaccttagaggccgaagaggcccgactgtccggctgcaagggagatttggcagtcgtggatggagattttgATTTCATCCTAGCTAATCTGAAATCGGTTTGCCTCCTTCCGATGTGTTCAGAAGGCCCTGAGGGGAAGGATCCGGTACTCGGGGGTGACGCGGCTCCAGGTTTAGATGAAGTgacgggtgaagagggagcgtgagctctgaggatgactttggttagatctcttacgggagagattttttttttttatgttttgatctttcggccttaaatggccttatttcgtgtttcgggactggccgtgtgtggctttgaatccccgcCGCTCCGTGGCTTTTATGACAAGATGGTCGAGTTGCGTTTTTCATAAGCTTACGTATGGTGTGGAAGAatggtgatgagttgtcgtctcatatccttttttgatgtgaaatgttttgttcgagatctgtttcggGAGTTTTTTCGAGAGGCATCGACTTCGCGGGATATCTAAAGATgtcgaacataaacatagaggcatggttttgggatatcgtatcttttggatatcatgccttgagatgttagagacaagtgcgctgggtttagggcaagacctaggtttactttcagTTTAAGattttgtgcggtgactagccggctatcgttttatctgtcgcgattttaacctgattcgtaccgatttaaagtccgcgaaaggttctcggcttatatgacttgttagatacgaatcgagcatctctccggagacaatttttaagccaaccggaagtgctggaccaaaatttcgggtttcttttatagtgctattatccttgtgtcggatgtacgagagtcatctttgtaagatggctatgtctgtttaggacgttcgagagttcgatgtgatcagcatcgaACTTGGCGGCGAATGCCGTTGTTTAGAGTTTTTGCGCGagatatgtgttaaaatgttcatCATTATTTACGGAGTGTCCGTTTTCgtcgttcggaagaagtaaTCCTTGAAGCATCTTTCGCGATGTCTCGCGATGCCAATGGCTGCATCTTcctaacggctgatttattttcaaaattcgaaAATGTTTTGCGGATAAAAGGTGATTTTGCTTGGTCGAAATATGTCGGAAACATCGAAGGCGTGGTCAGAAATTTTCGAGTTTGAGAGTGTACGAGTATAGGTATCCACTCCCCTCCCCCTTTTTTTTGATGAGggggggggacagctgaatttgccttttgacaaactgcctacgtactccttatggagatcaagccgtctcgtagttcggtgattgcgagttggtcagtgataatattttttgagatgcatcgcgttctaGGTCCTTGGAATTTTaatgccttgcatgttggcaATTTCGTAGGAGCCTGGTCAGAcgattttttcgattttatagggtccttcccagtttgctccgagttttcccgcgtttcgtttagcggtgttttggaagacttttcGAAGGACTAGATCTCCCTGATTAAATCTACggttccgtacgttggaattgtagTACTTCGCGGCTGCGTGTTTGTAATTTTGGATCCGGATGAGTGCTCGATCCCGGCGCTCGTCAATGAGTTCGAGGTCGTCGAGGAGCATtgcgttgttgagctcctctcgTTTGGGAAGCAATCTTCTCCGAACACCGGGGAACTCTACTtttgcgggaatcatgcattccgttacgtacaccagagcgaaaggggtttctcctgttgctcgcctcggggtggtacagtgggaccagaggactccctcgagttcgtcggcccacctgccttttttggcctctaagcgtttcttcagtccgtcgagaatggttttattaatcgtttcagcttgtccgttacactgcggatatctgggcgTCGATTTGTTAagccgtatcttccatttttcgcagaacgcCTCGAATCGGGTGGTGATAAATTGagatccgttatcggttacgatttcgtaaggaactccatgcctgcagatgatgtttttccatacgaaactttcgacttggacatcttttatacttggGTACTAATcggcctctacccattttgaaaataaatcggtgaggactaaaaggaaacgcttttgctttgaattatgaaggggaCCGACGATGTTCATGGCCCAGCGCACAAAaggatagggcgatgtgatggaggagaggacttcggctggttgtcggatggttggagcatgcctctggcatttttcgcattttcgtgcgaacttctcgcaaactccgatcatcgttggccagtagtatccatggcgtttgattttcactgccagtatcttccgccggaatgaaTGCCACAGGACCCCgaatgtacttcttccatcacttttttcgttttttccccttccaggcacgtTATGAGTGGTCCgtagaatctccatttgtaaattttgccgtctactgttacgtagcgtgcggcctgtgtttggactttgcgggctgcccatttctcggtgggcaggCGTCCGTCGATAAAGTAGTCTTGAATCTTCTGCAGCCACAGGGTATCGTAGCCGTAATCAGACTGCTCTGATTGTGGTTGTATTGCaacgtcttcttcttcgtcgtcttgaccttctatgaggttgacgacgattggcggtccgatgctcggatgttcgatgaattcgaccggaattacccttttgagtgCAGGatcagaacttgatgctaaggccgcgagagcatctgcctggacgttttcggaacggggaattcgcgtgagggcaaaacagtcaaacttTTGAGCTAGTTTTCGGACCAGTTTAATGTACGCATCCATCCGTTCGTCCcaggcttcatactctccgctgtactgacttgccactaactgggaatcgcagtaagcgtggatgtttcgtatcttcaagccgtgagccaaacgcagtcctgcgatgagtgcttcgtattcggcttcgttgtttaaggcgtggaattccagcctaaacgattgctctaagatctcgttcgttggagatgtgagtCGAATTCCAATGCATGATCCCTGCTTGgacgaggatccgtcgacgtgaaggagccaagtggaatttggttcctcgttggttatggtctctgtcggtaattcgaccaagaagtccgcaagcacttgtgactttgcgcttgttcttggtcggtactcgatatcgtatTCGCTAAGTTCTACCGCCCATTTGGCTAATCGGCCCgattgactcgggctatgcaAGATAGTTCGTAGGGGAAAATTCGTGAGGAcgacgatcgtgtgggattggaaatacgGTCTTagtttcgggccgatgttacaaccgcgcatgctaatttttccaaTAACGGGtatctagattcggcatccagcaaggttttgctgatatagaaaataggtttaTGTTCGCCGCGTTCTTCCTTGATTAGCACGCCGCTCACAGCTTTTGCTGATACAGggatgtacaagaacaaaggttccccctcactggttttgcgaggactggggGGGAAGCCAAATACCGCTTCAGCTGTTAGAAAGCGTTTTCGCATTCTTTCGaacattcgaattttttatttccccgtaaGACATCGTAGAAAGGCATGCACTTGTCTGTCGATC
This genomic stretch from Brassica napus cultivar Da-Ae chromosome C9, Da-Ae, whole genome shotgun sequence harbors:
- the LOC106418477 gene encoding uncharacterized protein LOC106418477 encodes the protein MDNESSKCPFVAESIIQKCPFLRNINKPTIFSLSSLNFQLPVVQGDGKGPIFEDGPGFDSAFKLFHGKDGIVPLSGHSSFRDDLEEETPQFNPLAGKVATISLSAFGPGGPFSFGPFSDKYKKPNKQESGDSSKHEAVGDEWLKTGNCPIAKSYRAASKVMPLVAKALQPPSGMKFRCPAPIVAARAALSKTPLVKSLRPQPLPEKMLAIALMGMAANVPLGVWREHTIKFSPSWFVAVHAAVPFIAMLRKSVLMPKAAMALTIGASILGQVIGSRAERYRLRAVAASTVAETSTVIAGDGYNQVSDDSGFGKGHCGAGEGVKEVYYNVNVGESAKLTGLCY